The following proteins are co-located in the Gigantopelta aegis isolate Gae_Host chromosome 5, Gae_host_genome, whole genome shotgun sequence genome:
- the LOC121372938 gene encoding gastrula zinc finger protein xLCGF3.1-like, whose translation MLVHTGVKFCICGVCKKAFAKRLVLKRHMLIHTGIKSFKCEVCKHSFSHKWHLKRHMLIHRPRREEHGDENGSTTKVHCLKSNMSNSDDRRVEHQILSNNCENNTDHSCEKPFQCGMCLKCFSNKCYIKQHMRIHTAERPYQCTVCTKCFQWNNSLIQHMLIHTGVKSFKCEVCAKQFSQCSTLKTHMLFHTGVKPFKCEVCAKCSLTSSHLKRHMCVHTGVRSFKCEECGQHFSQKTSLKQHLWIHTDVKPVKCKVCEKGFSQRSHLKHHMWIHTGVKSFKCEMCAKCFSRNCSLKRHMLIHRY comes from the exons ATGCTagttcacactggtgttaagtTTTGTATTTGTGGTGTGTGTAAAAAAGCTTTCGCAAAGAGGTTGGTCTTGAAACGgcatatgttgattcacacTGGCATCAAgtctttcaaatgtgaggttTGTAAGCATTCCTTCTCACATAAGTGGCACTTGAAACGGCATATGTTGATTCACAGACCTCGACGTGAAGAACATGGAGATGA AAACGGATCAACTACGAAGGTCCACTGTCTTAAAAGCAATATGTCAAACAGTGATGATAGACGTGTCGAACATCAGATCTTGTCAAATAATTGTGAAAACAACACAGATCATTCCTGTGAAAAACCTTTCCAATGTGGAATGTGCTTAAAGTGTTTCTCGAACAAGTGTTACATTAAGCAGCATATGAGGATCCACACTGCTGAACGACCATATCAGTGCACTGTGTGTACAAAGTGTTTTCAATGGAATAATTCCTTAATacagcatatgttgattcacacTGGAGTGAAGAGTTTCAAatgtgaggtgtgtgcaaaaCAGTTCTCTCAATGTTCCACCTTGAAAACTCATATGTTGTTTCACACTGGCGTTAAACCTTTTAAatgtgaggtgtgtgcaaaatgttCATTGACCAGTTCACATTTGAAACGTCATATGTGCGTTCACACTGGAGTCCGGTCGTTTAAGTGTGAGGAGTGTGGACAACATTTCTCACAAAAAACGTCCTTGAAACAACATTTGTGGATTCACACTGACGTTAAGCCTGTTAAATGTAAAGTCTGTGAAAAGGGTTTCTCACAAAGGTCACACTTGAAACATCATATGTGGATTCACACTGGTGTCAagtctttcaaatgtgaaatgtGCGCAAAATGTTTCTCTCGCAATTGCAGCTTGAAACGTCATATGTTGATTCACAGGTATTAA